From the Fibrobacter sp. UBA4297 genome, one window contains:
- a CDS encoding restriction endonuclease subunit S: protein MSLPNGWKKIKLGEICNKIGSGSTPKGGREVYLNAGIPIIRSQNVLNGFLDLNDVAFISDEQHSKMKGTWVHPNDILLNITGASIGRSCVVPATVKTANVNQHVCIIRLKECADACYVCNLILSKDVQKQIELLSVGGGRQGLNFQQIASFSFLLPPIEEQKKIAATLSVWDSAIEKMEKLIDAKESLLTEYGKELFGRTEQRQNENWSTIALSDVLNEHGDKSTGKEEVFSVSVHKGLVNQIEHLGRSFAAKDTSNYNRVHYGDIVYTKSPTGDFPLGIVKQSLVKEDVIVSPLYGVFTPKTFELGAILDFYFSSPINANNYLHPVAQKGAKNTINITNKKFLSAKLRLPIDIKEQKKIAQFVQTTKKEMAVLQEILENYKKQKQGLMQKLLIGQWRVK, encoded by the coding sequence TCTTAACGCAGGAATTCCCATTATTAGAAGCCAGAATGTTTTAAACGGTTTTCTTGATTTAAATGATGTAGCCTTTATTTCAGATGAACAGCATAGTAAAATGAAAGGGACATGGGTTCATCCAAACGACATTTTATTGAATATTACAGGTGCATCTATTGGTCGTTCTTGCGTTGTCCCTGCAACAGTGAAAACGGCAAATGTGAATCAGCATGTTTGCATAATAAGGTTGAAAGAATGCGCTGACGCTTGTTATGTATGTAATCTTATTTTGTCAAAAGATGTTCAAAAACAAATAGAATTATTATCAGTTGGCGGCGGAAGACAAGGCTTGAATTTCCAGCAAATAGCATCATTTAGTTTCCTTTTGCCACCGATTGAAGAGCAGAAGAAGATTGCAGCGACGCTTTCGGTCTGGGACTCCGCCATTGAAAAAATGGAAAAACTCATTGACGCGAAGGAGTCGTTACTAACGGAATATGGCAAGGAACTTTTTGGACGGACTGAACAAAGACAAAATGAGAACTGGTCCACCATTGCCTTGTCTGATGTGTTAAATGAACATGGAGATAAAAGTACTGGCAAAGAAGAAGTATTTTCTGTTTCCGTTCACAAGGGCTTAGTAAATCAGATCGAACATTTGGGACGATCATTCGCCGCTAAAGATACTTCTAATTATAATCGTGTCCACTATGGCGATATTGTTTACACCAAAAGTCCGACAGGCGATTTTCCGTTGGGAATAGTAAAGCAGAGCCTAGTTAAAGAAGATGTGATTGTGTCTCCGCTTTATGGCGTATTCACTCCAAAAACTTTTGAATTAGGTGCAATATTGGACTTCTATTTTTCTAGTCCTATAAATGCGAATAACTACTTGCATCCGGTCGCTCAAAAGGGCGCTAAAAATACTATTAACATAACAAATAAAAAGTTCTTGTCAGCAAAGTTACGATTGCCAATAGATATAAAAGAGCAAAAGAAAATCGCGCAGTTTGTTCAAACTACAAAAAAGGAAATGGCTGTTTTGCAGGAAATCCTCGAAAACTACAAAAAGCAGAAACAAGGCTTGATGCAAAAACTCCTCATCGGTCAATGGCGAGTGAAATAA